In one Mycobacterium heckeshornense genomic region, the following are encoded:
- a CDS encoding Rv0518 family GDSL lipase yields MSRVATFVIFLTALVMAAVEHSAPVWHYRTVGRSSPPNHIAVIGDSYTAGTDEGGLGMKSWTALAWQTLSHQGVQVVADVAAEGRAGYAVAGDHGSVFGDLTARAVKPDDVLVVFFGSRNDQGVDPGLLAEMARNAFDLARRITPTGRLLVIGPPWPTADVPESVLEVRDILNAAAHGAGAAFVDPIADRWFVDRPDLIGPDGVHPNDAGHAYLADKIAPIIGAQLPRRR; encoded by the coding sequence GTGAGTCGGGTGGCCACGTTCGTCATCTTTCTCACCGCATTGGTTATGGCGGCTGTCGAACATTCAGCGCCGGTGTGGCACTACCGGACGGTCGGCCGCAGTTCACCGCCGAATCACATCGCGGTGATTGGTGACTCGTACACGGCCGGCACCGACGAGGGTGGTCTCGGGATGAAATCGTGGACCGCGCTGGCCTGGCAGACGCTGTCACACCAGGGTGTGCAAGTTGTGGCCGACGTGGCAGCCGAGGGCCGCGCCGGCTACGCCGTTGCGGGGGACCACGGCAGCGTCTTCGGGGACCTGACGGCGAGGGCGGTCAAGCCCGACGACGTGTTGGTGGTGTTCTTTGGTTCTCGTAATGACCAAGGCGTCGATCCGGGTCTGCTGGCCGAAATGGCCCGCAACGCTTTCGATCTGGCACGCCGCATCACGCCGACCGGAAGGCTCCTGGTGATCGGGCCGCCGTGGCCAACCGCGGATGTACCCGAATCCGTGCTGGAGGTTCGTGACATCCTCAACGCCGCCGCCCACGGCGCTGGAGCAGCGTTTGTCGACCCGATCGCCGACCGTTGGTTCGTTGACCGACCGGATCTGATCGGACCCGACGGTGTGCATCCCAACGACGCCGGGCACGCATACCTGGCCGACAAGATTGCGCCGATCATCGGCGCCCAATTGCCCAGACGGCGCTGA
- a CDS encoding acyltransferase family protein encodes MSIVRSGEIKALTGLRIVAAVWVVLFHFRPMLGDASPGFRDALAPVLNCGAQGVDLFFILSGFVLTWNYLERMGRVWSVRATAHFLWLRLARVWPVYLVTLHLAALWVIFTLHVGHVPSPDASQLTAISYVRQVLLVQLWFQPFFDGSSWDGPAWSISAEWLAYLLFCVLVLMVFRMKHATRARSLVWLAVAASLPPVVLLLASGHFYTPWSWLPRIVTQFTAGALACAAVRRLQLTDHARRIAGYLSLLLMVGMVGVLYWLDAHPITGVVENDSGGVVDVLFVPLVITLAVGIGSLPRVLSTRLMVYGGQISFCLYMVHELVHTAWGWVVQQFELSLQSGPWKWNVVGLLVIAVAASVLLYHVVEEPARRWMRRMVDVADTRPTRQIDQLWDPVNTELEPIDGGVLAAHEAAVPARAV; translated from the coding sequence ATGAGCATCGTGCGCAGCGGAGAGATCAAGGCCCTGACGGGACTCCGCATCGTCGCCGCAGTGTGGGTGGTGCTGTTTCACTTCCGGCCGATGTTGGGTGACGCATCACCCGGATTCCGCGACGCGCTTGCGCCGGTGCTGAACTGCGGCGCGCAGGGCGTTGACCTGTTTTTCATCCTCAGTGGGTTCGTCCTGACCTGGAACTACCTCGAGCGCATGGGCCGGGTCTGGTCGGTGCGTGCGACTGCGCATTTCTTGTGGCTGCGGCTGGCCAGAGTGTGGCCGGTCTATCTGGTCACATTGCATTTGGCCGCGCTGTGGGTGATCTTCACGTTGCATGTCGGTCATGTGCCCTCACCGGACGCAAGCCAGCTCACCGCGATCAGCTACGTGCGCCAGGTGCTGCTGGTGCAGCTGTGGTTTCAGCCATTCTTCGACGGCTCCAGCTGGGACGGGCCGGCCTGGTCGATCAGCGCGGAATGGCTGGCCTACCTGCTGTTCTGTGTGCTGGTGCTGATGGTGTTTCGGATGAAACATGCGACGCGGGCGCGAAGCCTGGTGTGGCTGGCCGTCGCCGCGTCGCTGCCCCCGGTGGTGCTGTTGCTGGCCAGCGGCCACTTCTACACGCCCTGGAGCTGGCTGCCGCGCATCGTCACGCAGTTCACCGCCGGCGCGCTGGCCTGCGCCGCCGTGCGCAGACTGCAGCTAACCGATCATGCGCGCCGCATCGCCGGATACCTTTCACTGTTGCTGATGGTGGGCATGGTGGGCGTCCTCTACTGGCTGGACGCGCACCCGATCACCGGGGTCGTGGAGAACGACAGCGGCGGGGTGGTCGACGTGCTCTTCGTTCCGCTGGTGATCACCCTGGCGGTCGGCATCGGCAGCCTGCCAAGGGTGTTATCGACGCGACTGATGGTCTACGGCGGGCAAATCTCGTTTTGCCTCTACATGGTGCATGAGCTGGTGCACACGGCCTGGGGCTGGGTCGTGCAGCAGTTCGAGCTATCGCTGCAGAGCGGCCCCTGGAAATGGAATGTCGTCGGTCTGCTCGTGATCGCGGTGGCCGCATCGGTGCTGCTGTATCACGTCGTCGAAGAGCCCGCCCGCCGGTGGATGCGCCGAATGGTCGACGTGGCGGATACCCGCCCCACGCGGCAGATCGACCAGTTGTGGGATCCGGTAAACACCGAGCTCGAACCGATCGACGGCGGCGTCCTGGCGGCGCACGAGGCGGCGGTTCCTGCGCGAGCCGTCTGA
- a CDS encoding Fur family transcriptional regulator, with translation MSSRPDYAEKLRMADLRVTRPRVAVLEAVEAHPHSDTETIFEAVRSGLPTVSRQAVYDVLHALTRAGLVRRIQPSGLVARYESRIADNHHHLVCRSCGAIADVDCAVGEAPCLTPSEDNGFELDEAEVIYWGLCPDCSTP, from the coding sequence GTGTCCTCGAGGCCGGACTACGCAGAGAAGCTGCGTATGGCCGATCTGCGCGTGACGCGCCCCCGAGTCGCCGTGCTCGAGGCGGTCGAGGCGCATCCACATTCGGACACCGAAACAATTTTCGAAGCCGTACGTTCCGGCTTGCCGACGGTATCGCGCCAGGCCGTGTACGACGTGTTGCATGCGCTGACACGGGCGGGCCTGGTGCGGCGAATCCAGCCGTCCGGCCTCGTTGCGCGCTACGAATCGCGCATCGCCGACAACCACCACCATCTCGTCTGCCGGTCCTGTGGGGCCATCGCAGACGTCGACTGCGCCGTCGGCGAGGCACCGTGCCTGACCCCGTCTGAGGACAACGGCTTTGAGCTCGACGAGGCCGAGGTCATCTACTGGGGCCTGTGCCCCGACTGTTCGACGCCCTGA
- the katG gene encoding catalase/peroxidase HPI — protein sequence MTNRDWWPNQPDLSVLKKHAPQASPMGEGFNYAEEFKKLDVEALKRDLIEVMTTSQDWWPADYGHYGPLFIRMSWHAAGTYRIHDGRGGGGEGAQRFAPLNSWPDNASLDKARRLLWPVKKKYGKKISWADLIIFAGNVAYESMGFKTFGFAFGREDIYEPEEIFWGPEDTWLGDERYSGERHLAEPLANVQMGLIYVNPEGPNGKPDPLAAAIDIRETFRRMAMNDVETAALIVGGHTVGKTHGAGPADLVGPEPEAAPIEQQGLGWKSAYGTGVGKDAITSGIEVVWTPTPTKWDNGYLETLYKYEWELTKSPAGAWQYVAKDAEPVVPDPFDPSVKRLPTMLVTDLALRMDPIYGKITRRWLDHPEELEEEFAKAWYKLLHRDMGPISRYLGSWVPEPQLWQDPVPEVDHELIDETDIAALKAKLLQSGLSISQLVTTAWASAASFRGTDKRGGANGARIRLAPQKDWEVNNPPELAKVLPVLEKVQQDFNNSQSGNKKVSLADVIVLGGCAAVEQAAKKAGVDIVVPFAPGRTDATQEMTDVESFSVLEPKADGFRNYLRAGEKASPEHLLVDRAYMLNLTAPEMTVLIGGMRALGANYGQTKHGVFTDRPETLTNDFFVNLCDMDNEWKVSESTENVYEVRDRATGRLKWTATAVDLVFGSNSVLRGLAEVYAADDAREKFVQDFVAAWVKVMNLDRFDLRR from the coding sequence ATGACGAACCGAGACTGGTGGCCGAACCAGCCAGACCTGTCGGTTCTTAAGAAGCACGCACCTCAGGCCAGCCCCATGGGTGAGGGTTTCAACTATGCGGAGGAGTTCAAAAAACTCGACGTCGAGGCGCTCAAACGCGACCTCATCGAGGTGATGACGACCTCGCAGGATTGGTGGCCCGCCGACTACGGCCACTACGGGCCGCTGTTCATCCGGATGAGCTGGCATGCCGCCGGCACCTACCGCATCCACGACGGCCGCGGCGGCGGTGGCGAAGGCGCACAGCGCTTCGCTCCCCTCAACAGCTGGCCCGACAACGCCAGCCTCGACAAGGCGCGCCGCTTGCTCTGGCCGGTGAAGAAGAAGTACGGCAAGAAGATCTCGTGGGCCGACCTGATCATCTTCGCCGGCAACGTCGCCTACGAATCCATGGGATTCAAGACGTTCGGCTTCGCGTTCGGGCGCGAGGACATCTACGAACCCGAGGAGATCTTCTGGGGTCCTGAAGACACCTGGCTCGGCGACGAGCGTTACAGCGGCGAGCGCCACCTGGCGGAGCCGCTTGCCAACGTTCAGATGGGCCTGATCTACGTGAACCCCGAGGGACCCAACGGCAAGCCCGATCCGCTCGCGGCGGCGATCGACATCCGGGAGACCTTCCGTCGGATGGCGATGAACGACGTCGAGACCGCTGCACTGATCGTCGGCGGCCACACAGTGGGCAAGACCCACGGTGCGGGTCCGGCTGACCTTGTCGGCCCGGAGCCCGAGGCCGCGCCGATCGAGCAGCAGGGGCTGGGCTGGAAGAGCGCCTACGGGACCGGTGTCGGCAAGGACGCGATCACCAGCGGCATCGAAGTGGTCTGGACTCCCACACCCACCAAATGGGACAACGGCTACCTGGAGACGCTGTACAAGTACGAGTGGGAGCTGACCAAGAGCCCGGCCGGCGCCTGGCAATACGTGGCAAAGGACGCCGAGCCGGTGGTGCCCGATCCGTTCGACCCCTCGGTGAAGCGCCTCCCGACAATGCTGGTGACGGACCTCGCGCTGCGGATGGACCCGATCTACGGCAAGATCACCCGCCGCTGGCTCGATCACCCCGAAGAACTCGAGGAGGAGTTCGCCAAGGCGTGGTACAAGTTGTTGCACCGCGACATGGGACCCATCTCGCGTTACCTGGGCTCCTGGGTTCCAGAACCGCAGCTGTGGCAAGACCCGGTACCCGAGGTCGACCACGAGCTGATCGATGAGACCGACATCGCCGCGCTCAAGGCCAAGCTCCTGCAATCGGGGTTGTCGATATCCCAGCTCGTCACCACCGCGTGGGCGTCGGCGGCCAGCTTCCGCGGCACCGACAAGCGCGGTGGGGCCAACGGGGCACGGATCCGCCTTGCGCCGCAAAAGGATTGGGAGGTCAACAACCCGCCCGAACTGGCCAAGGTGTTGCCAGTACTGGAGAAGGTCCAGCAGGACTTCAACAACTCGCAGTCCGGCAACAAGAAGGTCTCGCTGGCTGACGTGATCGTGCTGGGTGGCTGCGCAGCGGTCGAGCAGGCGGCGAAGAAGGCCGGGGTCGACATCGTCGTCCCGTTCGCGCCGGGGCGCACCGACGCCACCCAGGAGATGACCGACGTGGAGTCCTTCTCCGTGCTCGAACCCAAGGCCGACGGGTTCCGCAACTACCTGCGGGCTGGCGAGAAAGCCTCGCCGGAGCACCTGTTGGTGGACCGCGCATACATGCTGAACCTGACCGCTCCGGAAATGACGGTCCTGATCGGCGGCATGCGGGCCTTGGGCGCCAACTACGGCCAGACCAAGCATGGGGTATTCACCGACCGGCCCGAGACGTTGACCAACGACTTCTTCGTCAACCTCTGCGACATGGACAACGAGTGGAAGGTGTCCGAGTCGACGGAAAACGTCTACGAGGTTCGTGACCGCGCCACCGGCCGGCTCAAGTGGACGGCCACCGCCGTCGACCTCGTGTTCGGATCGAACTCGGTGCTGCGCGGCCTGGCCGAGGTCTATGCCGCCGACGACGCCCGGGAGAAGTTCGTCCAGGACTTTGTCGCTGCGTGGGTCAAGGTGATGAACCTCGACCGGTTCGATCTGCGTCGCTGA
- a CDS encoding M15 family metallopeptidase, with translation MLAVLTATGVAVPRCADAPAPFAASSPAPASSVGAPRAPAGPTVSPVTAAELGASWRPGCPAEPGQLRRVEVNHIGMDLQTHRGQLIVNEDLVAEVIAVFERLYQLHYPIAKIRSVDHYPAAADELSMEDNNTSAYNCRAIPGSGRWSQHAYGRAVDLNPLFNPSIHAEGAVEPTNAAAYLDRSRADPGLLHDGDPAVRAFTDRGWRWGGHWTSPIDYQHFERP, from the coding sequence GTGCTGGCGGTATTGACCGCGACCGGCGTGGCTGTGCCGCGCTGCGCCGACGCGCCAGCGCCTTTCGCGGCGTCGTCACCGGCTCCTGCATCGTCTGTCGGCGCGCCGAGAGCACCGGCCGGGCCGACGGTCAGCCCCGTTACCGCCGCCGAGTTGGGTGCCAGCTGGCGGCCCGGGTGTCCCGCTGAACCGGGGCAGTTGCGGCGGGTCGAGGTCAACCACATCGGCATGGACCTCCAGACGCACCGCGGCCAACTCATCGTGAACGAAGACCTGGTGGCCGAGGTGATCGCGGTTTTCGAGCGGCTGTACCAGCTGCATTACCCGATCGCGAAGATCCGCAGCGTCGACCACTATCCGGCAGCGGCCGACGAATTATCGATGGAGGACAACAACACGTCGGCCTACAACTGCCGGGCTATCCCGGGCAGCGGCCGATGGTCGCAGCACGCCTACGGGCGAGCAGTGGACCTCAACCCGCTTTTCAACCCCTCCATCCACGCCGAAGGTGCTGTCGAGCCGACGAACGCGGCCGCCTACCTGGACCGCAGCCGCGCCGATCCCGGACTCCTGCACGACGGGGATCCGGCCGTGCGGGCCTTCACCGACCGGGGTTGGCGATGGGGCGGCCACTGGACGTCGCCCATCGACTACCAGCACTTCGAGCGGCCCTGA
- a CDS encoding DUF4262 domain-containing protein, giving the protein MLRHGWAVQYVEDARAPYAYTVGLTRHDVPELLVTGVSPQRAVRLLNLVGERSVREGPPAPGVQIEMHPGPLLEVVEVEQPDAHMNCAAAIFGSELRALQLVWADRRGRWPWGPGFNDGRGRQPVLGVRAKLS; this is encoded by the coding sequence ATGCTCAGGCACGGCTGGGCGGTGCAGTACGTCGAGGATGCTCGCGCGCCCTATGCGTACACCGTCGGTCTGACCCGCCATGACGTGCCCGAGCTGTTGGTCACCGGCGTGTCGCCGCAGCGAGCGGTCCGGTTGTTAAACCTCGTTGGCGAGCGGTCGGTGCGTGAAGGGCCACCCGCGCCCGGTGTGCAGATCGAGATGCACCCCGGGCCGCTGCTCGAGGTAGTCGAAGTGGAGCAGCCCGATGCGCACATGAACTGCGCCGCAGCGATATTCGGTAGCGAGCTGAGGGCATTGCAGCTGGTCTGGGCTGACAGGCGTGGTCGGTGGCCCTGGGGTCCCGGCTTCAACGATGGTCGCGGCAGGCAGCCGGTGCTTGGTGTGCGGGCCAAATTGAGTTGA
- a CDS encoding glycosyltransferase 87 family protein: MVLAAALLLYALVYVHWPRLAVQVDLQVYRFGAMRVRGGLDLYSIGLTGNPKELLFIYPPFAALSFLPLALMAEVSAQALWLLVMCALVVYVVWRMLASLKVSQPNGLWSLTALLVGLVAWLEPFRLSLQLGQINIAILAIVVADLLTPAQRKWAGVGIGLAAGIKLTPALFIIYLAVVGRMRAALVASATFLITVVIGFAFLPRDSEYYWLRRGFHDVGRISRDPFANTSAEGLLHRLDFPAPVGTGVSVALAAAAVAIAAIAYRRGHTVLGIALVGMASAAASPFSWSHHWVWFAPLMVHLGHQAYLLRSRYSTLTLWLLCALLAGWFSTAPGGDIREASVLSLRPGGVWNAIIPGTYVLIFLAVLACAAVWLWRSAAVCQPASDRGPQLALQAS; encoded by the coding sequence GTGGTTTTGGCCGCGGCGCTGCTGCTTTATGCGCTTGTCTATGTGCACTGGCCCCGGCTGGCCGTGCAGGTCGACCTGCAGGTGTACCGCTTCGGTGCAATGCGGGTCCGGGGTGGGCTGGACCTGTATTCGATTGGCCTGACCGGCAATCCCAAAGAGCTGCTTTTCATCTACCCACCGTTCGCTGCACTGAGCTTCTTGCCGCTGGCGCTCATGGCCGAGGTTTCCGCCCAGGCGTTGTGGTTGTTGGTTATGTGTGCGCTGGTCGTCTATGTGGTTTGGCGGATGCTGGCGTCGCTCAAAGTTAGCCAGCCGAATGGATTGTGGAGCCTCACCGCGCTTCTGGTAGGTCTGGTCGCCTGGTTGGAACCGTTTCGGCTGTCGCTGCAGCTCGGACAGATCAACATTGCCATCCTTGCGATCGTCGTCGCCGATCTGCTGACTCCCGCACAGCGCAAGTGGGCCGGGGTTGGCATCGGCCTGGCGGCCGGAATCAAGCTAACGCCGGCGTTGTTCATCATCTACTTGGCGGTTGTCGGGCGCATGCGTGCCGCACTGGTGGCCAGCGCAACGTTTCTCATCACCGTTGTCATCGGATTCGCTTTTCTGCCAAGGGATTCCGAATATTACTGGTTGCGCCGGGGCTTTCATGACGTTGGCCGGATCTCACGTGATCCGTTTGCCAACACGAGCGCGGAGGGCCTGCTGCATCGTCTCGACTTCCCCGCCCCGGTGGGCACCGGTGTGTCGGTAGCGCTGGCGGCGGCCGCTGTCGCGATCGCAGCAATTGCCTACCGACGTGGCCATACCGTCCTGGGAATCGCCCTGGTGGGGATGGCTTCGGCCGCCGCTTCACCGTTTAGCTGGAGCCATCACTGGGTCTGGTTCGCACCGCTGATGGTTCACCTGGGACATCAGGCCTACCTGCTGCGCAGCAGATATTCGACGCTGACGCTCTGGCTGCTGTGCGCGCTGCTTGCCGGCTGGTTCAGCACGGCGCCCGGCGGCGACATCCGCGAGGCAAGCGTGCTCTCGCTGCGGCCCGGCGGTGTCTGGAATGCGATCATCCCCGGCACCTATGTCCTGATCTTCCTGGCGGTGCTGGCCTGTGCGGCAGTATGGCTATGGCGCTCGGCGGCGGTTTGCCAGCCAGCTTCGGATCGAGGGCCACAACTTGCGCTACAAGCGTCGTGA
- a CDS encoding cytochrome P450 — protein MASNAAVLMFGGVDTTEGMILNTVRHLLGDREALTAVRDRRDLLPNAIEESLRLEPAVASVDRYATRDVELADAHIQRGDLVVVSLAGANRDPAVFADPDRFDVYRANARLNVAFAHGSHYCLGARLARTETAIAIARLLDRLPGLHLDPRHPIAPRGLVFRKPPVLQVCWTAAH, from the coding sequence GTGGCATCCAACGCCGCGGTCTTGATGTTCGGGGGTGTCGACACCACGGAGGGCATGATCCTCAACACCGTCCGGCACCTGCTTGGCGATCGCGAGGCGCTCACGGCGGTCCGCGACCGGCGCGATCTGTTGCCGAATGCCATCGAGGAGTCCCTCCGCCTCGAGCCCGCTGTCGCGTCGGTCGACCGATACGCGACCCGCGATGTCGAGCTCGCCGACGCGCACATTCAGCGCGGGGACCTGGTGGTGGTGTCGCTTGCCGGAGCCAACCGCGATCCCGCAGTCTTCGCCGACCCGGACCGGTTCGACGTGTACCGGGCTAACGCCCGGCTCAACGTGGCGTTCGCTCACGGGTCGCACTACTGCCTCGGCGCTCGGCTCGCCAGGACCGAAACAGCGATTGCGATCGCTCGACTTCTGGATCGCCTTCCCGGCCTGCACCTCGACCCGCGCCACCCAATTGCGCCGCGCGGTCTGGTATTTCGCAAACCGCCGGTTCTGCAAGTGTGTTGGACCGCTGCTCACTAG
- a CDS encoding class I adenylate-forming enzyme family protein: MNIGTILDAPAAGDPARAALIIGERAVSYGELATSVQHCAAGLAAEGLAGRRVAVVDVGSLLSIASMLAAARIGAAAALMNPALTRSELRALLRHAGCADVGVAGEAYTVRLCHAGATRALTAADLLTECVVAAPPAQDVDNREALVLFTSGTTGLPKAVGISHAQLRNRITGFSRAFRADAIPAISIMCVPFFHVGGALGVLGSLYSGNTTVVQDRFDAGEWLRLVQAHQVSSAFVVPTMLQRILDHPDFARTDLSCLVAIAYGAAAAPVTLVRRAMAALPNVAFANVFGQTETLGAYTTLSPDDHRDPNRVGSVGRPLPGVDVRVVDPATGIDVETGTVGELWVNTSQNVTDGWLRTGDLARRDADGYIYPAGRLTDTINRGGEKFGPIEVEDAIRTHPAVSDVAVAGIADDEMGQRVGAAVVASSPLTLDDLRSHCRELIAHFKLPERLVVVDHIPYTETGKVNRRQLAALIAGRA; the protein is encoded by the coding sequence ATGAACATCGGCACCATCCTCGACGCCCCCGCGGCCGGTGACCCGGCTCGCGCCGCACTGATCATCGGCGAACGCGCCGTCAGCTACGGCGAGCTGGCGACAAGCGTGCAGCACTGTGCGGCTGGGCTGGCCGCTGAGGGGCTGGCCGGCCGACGTGTTGCGGTTGTGGACGTGGGCAGCCTGCTGTCGATCGCATCGATGCTGGCTGCCGCACGCATCGGCGCGGCAGCCGCGCTGATGAACCCTGCTCTGACACGGTCGGAGCTGCGGGCGCTGCTACGGCATGCCGGGTGTGCAGATGTGGGTGTGGCGGGGGAGGCGTACACCGTTCGGCTGTGTCACGCGGGCGCTACCAGGGCGCTGACCGCCGCCGACCTGCTGACCGAGTGCGTGGTTGCCGCACCACCCGCCCAAGATGTCGACAATCGTGAAGCTTTGGTTTTGTTCACCAGTGGGACCACCGGGCTGCCGAAGGCCGTCGGCATCAGCCACGCACAGCTCCGAAACCGAATCACCGGATTCAGCAGAGCTTTTCGGGCCGATGCGATACCCGCGATCAGCATCATGTGCGTGCCGTTCTTCCATGTCGGTGGCGCCCTTGGCGTGCTGGGCAGCCTGTACTCGGGCAACACCACAGTGGTCCAGGACCGCTTCGACGCCGGAGAATGGCTGCGCCTCGTGCAAGCGCATCAGGTGAGCAGCGCATTTGTCGTGCCGACCATGCTGCAGCGGATCCTCGACCATCCCGACTTCGCCCGCACCGACCTCAGCTGCCTTGTCGCGATCGCTTACGGCGCGGCCGCTGCGCCCGTCACGCTGGTGCGAAGAGCCATGGCGGCCCTGCCGAATGTGGCTTTTGCCAACGTCTTTGGCCAAACGGAGACCCTGGGCGCCTACACGACGCTGTCACCTGACGATCACCGTGACCCCAACCGGGTGGGATCGGTGGGCCGCCCGCTGCCCGGCGTCGACGTGCGGGTGGTCGACCCGGCCACGGGCATCGACGTCGAAACCGGAACGGTCGGCGAGTTGTGGGTGAACACCAGCCAGAACGTGACCGACGGCTGGCTGCGCACCGGTGACCTCGCCCGCCGGGACGCCGACGGCTACATCTATCCCGCCGGCCGGTTGACCGACACGATTAACCGCGGGGGAGAGAAGTTCGGGCCGATCGAGGTCGAGGACGCGATACGCACCCATCCCGCGGTCAGCGACGTGGCCGTGGCCGGGATCGCCGACGACGAGATGGGCCAGCGGGTCGGGGCGGCCGTAGTGGCGAGCTCGCCGCTGACGCTCGACGACCTGCGCTCGCACTGCCGTGAGCTGATCGCTCATTTCAAGCTTCCGGAACGCCTGGTGGTCGTTGACCACATTCCGTACACCGAGACCGGCAAGGTCAACCGCCGCCAGCTGGCCGCATTGATCGCAGGCCGAGCCTGA
- a CDS encoding carboxymuconolactone decarboxylase family protein, whose translation MARIDIPDGPGGEAAMVWTLRPELGGMVERMIKGAYQQSILPVEERELARMRIAQLNDCIACSGFRAPSVLEAGVAAELYENVADYAVYPGYTMRQRLVIEYAERFATDHASIAGAFMQRMRELFTDAEILDLTLCVAVFLGLGRTLTVLGIDQSCAIDV comes from the coding sequence ATGGCCCGAATCGACATTCCCGACGGCCCCGGCGGTGAGGCCGCGATGGTCTGGACGTTGCGACCAGAGCTGGGCGGCATGGTCGAGCGGATGATCAAGGGCGCCTACCAGCAGAGCATCCTGCCGGTCGAGGAACGCGAACTGGCCAGGATGCGCATCGCACAGCTCAACGACTGTATTGCCTGCTCGGGCTTTCGGGCACCGTCGGTGCTCGAAGCCGGCGTCGCTGCGGAGCTCTACGAGAACGTTGCCGACTATGCCGTCTACCCGGGCTACACGATGCGGCAACGCCTTGTCATCGAGTACGCCGAGCGTTTCGCTACCGACCATGCCTCGATCGCGGGCGCGTTCATGCAGCGGATGCGCGAGCTGTTCACCGATGCAGAGATTCTCGACCTGACGTTGTGCGTTGCGGTGTTCCTGGGTCTGGGCCGCACCTTGACGGTGCTCGGCATAGACCAGTCCTGCGCGATCGACGTGTGA
- a CDS encoding nitroreductase family protein — protein MDIASVDELLTTTRAVRQRLDVTRPVRREVILDCVRLAMQAPTASNAQDWRWLVITDADKRAAIAEIYRSVGGEYLAHAAATEADPQTRRVYRSALALTETLAQVPVHVIPCLQRRFDESDRLVAASAWASIIPAAWSFLLALRSRGLGSVWTTMHLAKEQQVAELLEIPATVTQAALFPVAYTIGTDFRPASRPPPQTVTFWNTWGEH, from the coding sequence GTGGACATCGCTTCGGTCGATGAATTGCTGACCACGACGCGGGCAGTGCGCCAACGCCTCGATGTGACGAGACCCGTCCGACGCGAGGTGATCTTGGATTGTGTGCGCCTGGCCATGCAAGCACCGACGGCGAGCAACGCCCAGGACTGGCGGTGGTTGGTGATCACCGACGCCGACAAACGCGCCGCCATCGCCGAGATATACCGAAGCGTGGGCGGCGAGTACCTTGCTCATGCCGCGGCCACCGAAGCCGACCCGCAGACCCGCCGCGTCTACCGCAGCGCGCTGGCCCTTACCGAGACACTGGCTCAGGTGCCCGTCCACGTCATCCCGTGTTTGCAGCGTCGCTTTGACGAATCCGACCGGTTGGTCGCCGCGTCAGCGTGGGCGTCGATCATCCCCGCCGCGTGGAGCTTCTTGCTGGCGCTTCGCTCCCGCGGCTTGGGATCCGTCTGGACGACAATGCATTTGGCCAAGGAGCAACAGGTGGCCGAGTTGCTTGAGATACCCGCCACGGTCACACAGGCCGCGCTGTTCCCGGTCGCGTATACGATCGGCACCGACTTTCGGCCCGCATCACGGCCGCCCCCGCAGACCGTCACCTTCTGGAACACCTGGGGAGAACACTGA
- a CDS encoding SRPBCC family protein yields MRSYTVRFHVDAPPDKVWRVLHPPAPPDSPRPRVLKWPTGSMEILHEGDEAGQGLVRTCVFAVPKYLLSSGKGRSFETVTEAKLNKLSRYVAIGKPLWSRAEGYHELEEQPDGTTVLTFHEDYHAYNPVLRFLFERLVHARISRDNLETYQHALSYAGRVRRLS; encoded by the coding sequence ATGCGGTCATACACCGTGCGATTCCACGTCGATGCGCCGCCGGACAAAGTGTGGCGCGTGCTGCACCCTCCGGCGCCGCCGGACTCTCCACGACCACGGGTCCTCAAGTGGCCCACCGGCAGCATGGAGATTTTGCACGAGGGCGACGAAGCCGGTCAGGGCTTGGTCCGTACATGCGTGTTCGCTGTGCCGAAGTACTTGTTGTCGAGCGGCAAGGGCCGATCGTTCGAGACTGTGACCGAGGCGAAGCTCAACAAGCTCTCCCGCTATGTGGCGATCGGGAAGCCGCTGTGGTCGCGCGCGGAGGGTTACCACGAGCTCGAGGAACAACCCGACGGCACCACGGTGCTGACGTTCCATGAGGACTACCACGCGTATAACCCGGTGCTGCGTTTCCTTTTCGAGCGGCTGGTGCATGCGCGAATCTCGCGCGACAACCTTGAGACGTACCAGCACGCGCTTAGCTACGCCGGTCGGGTCCGGCGACTTTCCTAG